The region CGTTTGCTAATGCTGTATATGTCAGttgtaaataaacaaacaggtTTGAAAGTACCTCTCCTCTCAAAAGGACcttttgaaaaaggaaaaaatattcattaatgCATTACCAATATTTAAACTATAACTGAATTCGTCTGACCTTAGTATTTGTGTAGCTACTGGGCCATGCATTGAGCTAAGCTAAACACATTTCCTCTAGAGGCTACAAAAAGAGGCTAAATTATACCATAAACAAGGGTTACACCAAAAGTACTACGTAAATGTAATAGTACAGCAACAAGGAACAGGTCAGTAAAAGCAATAAATCTGAGGTCACTTGTCCATAAGAAGCTATTTAATCTGGTCCACAAGAATAAATTACTATAACTAAAAGGATAAAAGTAGCTTGTCTAACATCAATAGTTAATGCTAACACTAGCATTGTGTAGCCCAACATAATGTTGTATTAGCAACACATTAGCTCAGCACAGTCTCAGACAGCTAACAATTTAGGAACTGGCTAGCTTGGTaaaccagcagcagacagatCTAAATGAACAAAAACCAAATCTACATTTATGaaacagcaataataaaataGTACCTACAGATAGTGCAGATAGTTAGGAATTAGCTTGCAAGTGAAAACAGTTGATGTAACAATGTCAGTTAAAGAGCAGCTGCCATGGAAACATGTCAGGAGAGGTCGCTATAGCAACAGAACACCCAATTAAAACCAGCTGCTGGTAGCCGATAGctagaaataaacaataatttcaaatgcatttagcaataaaagcaacacatttgACAAATAAGTAGATTTATATCATGTGAAAAGATATCAGGAGGCTGCAAATTTGGCCGAGGGCCTCAGCGGGGCACCTAGTTGGTAGCCCGATTATGAAAATGGCCGCCAAATAGGTGCTAAATATTCCTGAATGCTGCAGGAAACTGATGTGGGTGTTGATTGAATCACATGTCAGAagccatgtttttttccctctttattTTGTGGGGGTGCTTTTAAAGCATATAATTCAATACTAATAGTAATTTctagcacagcagcacagacaagTGTTAATGCCCCTACAGCTATTTTTGAGATTTTTATTAGTGGTGCAGAATCAGTAAATATACTAAACAGTACAAATAAcaacatacaaataaatataaatatatatttaaattccTAGATTGGGAACTACTGGACTAAACAACCTAACTccatataaagtagttaaaactaGCTCCACCTTGACCACATACAACTGTAAAATACTGCACACACTTTGATGTATCAGTATTTCATacaacattttactgcaaagtGAGTACTTTTGACTCTTCAAATAGACCTACATGTTGCTGATTATATATCTTTATTTCAGGAAAATATTGACTGCAGGAGTTTTACCTGTAGTGGAGCACTTTTACTCTGATGTATTGGGACTTtgacttgaataaaaaaaaatctgattatttCTTCCACCTAGATACTGTTAAAAGGGAGAAACAGATTTTCTAAACAGTCAGTTCTAACAACTGTTCACTCTTTCTTATCCTAGCCAATGGCAATGGCCTTGCAAGGAATTACACGAGGCGccgtttttaaaaaaaaaaaaaaaaaaagactctaaATGGTTTTTGACCCTTCGCAGCCGCCGTAGACTGAATGGTGCACCCGCTGTCTAAGTAACAACATCACTGCGCTCGACTCAGTGAACCTCACCACCGTGTCTGTCAGCAAGCTTAGGTGTGTCTCACAGCTAATCAGATGTTAGTACAGTTAGGCAGCGAGTCTCGCTCTTGAACTGACAGTTTTATACAAAATGGAATATTTACTTCAGGTGAAAATCGGCGCTCTGGTCGGTTTATTGCTCCTAACTCTTCTTTTTGGATTCATCCCTGCTCGGGTCAAATGGTTCAGGGACACAAACGGGACAGGTTTGTAAACATTAGTACAACATGAGCAGTTGTTCAATAAAATAGTCTGTATGTATGTTACAAAGAAAACGGGGCCATTTGCTGTTGTGTATTTGCCAAGTAAACATCGCTGATTATGGCGAACAGTTTAAACTTTTTGCTGTAAATGGATTCACGTTTGTTGTCGCTTTGTTACACCGATGCCGAACTAAAAAAGGAATGTCACTGACTAATTTTCACGTTTCATCCCTGTTCTCCAACGCGTTACCCTTTCCAGATAAACAAGCCAATCTTAAATTGCCAGAAGTTTTAATGAAGTTTGGTCTTATGGTGGTTCCTGCATAGGTAGTTTCACCAGCCGTCTGTCCAACTGAATCATATGTTGTAGCTGCAGATACTGTTGTGAAGGCAATTACCTGCTGTTGATTTTATCAACTGTAACTTAGAAACCATGAACGACGACGTAATAACAGGCTAATAACGGGGCGGGTTTCAGTCATTTATCATAAATCAAACAACCACCATtatgaggaaaaataaatcttccggaaatgttttaatgtgttctCATTTCCAAATGGCTTGTAAAGGTCTGATAATGGTTTACTAATCCAGGCCCCATCTTGTGACTGCTATATATGtcaacatgaataaatacaacCATTAGTTAACCCTCCTCGCACCCCAGGGCTGGAGTCACCTGATGGGGATGAAGCCTGAAGCCTAAAGCCCTCTGAGCACGTGGTGCATTTAATATCATGTATAGCAGGCAAAATGAGGCTGTCTGGAAGTGAAAGTGTCATTTCTCTCCAttactcagtgtgtgttttagtgcttCCCCTGAGTCATTCAGTGCATTTTAAATCACGCTTTTCCAACATTCATTATGGATTGAATGAATGGCTGTTGGAATTACATGCCTGAGATGTCCCATCACATCTTCAATTGTAGTCCAAGTAACCAATAATGCCAGTTAATAATGACAAGTTAGAAAATCTAAAGTGCCCCTTTAATTCACATAGAGAATCATGAATCACTAATACATTTCCTTCTGAGAAATAGCACATGACTGAGGCTAAATTCACAACATATGCTTTGTCTACCATTTTGAGTAGTTTCATGTTGAAACAAAAGAGACGCTCATCTTTTCATTTGCAGAAATCCAACGCACAGTACAGAGTCTGATCAGCTGTTTTGCCGGAGGGGTTTTCCTGGCAGCATGTCTGCTCGACATCATTCCTGATTATCTGTCAGATATCAACACCGAGCTGGATACTCAGAAGGTGGAGGTGCGTCCAAGCTCTGAATGAATACTCAATTTATATCATATACACATTTGAACTGCAACcgtagactgtatataagaggCGGATGTAGtctccaggtctgaaaagtgatgAACAAACCAGCCTTAGATTATCAGAAGTCTGGCTGTTTCACCATCCATCACGGACTGTGCACACGTGGGCACCTATGAAGGTAGACAGGCAGGATGGTTTATTACTGTTTCATTCATGGATAGTTGTTGtattatgagaatttcaacaaatgcagcaaaaatgcttctaaaataagttgcagaccctgcctgATGCCTTCAGATTCATTTTTTATTGATCCAGCCGcccaaaacttaaaaatgttaaaattcaaGCAAATGACAAAAGttgaagaatgaaaaaaaaaacatccatgtgAATGAGGTATGAAGACCTTATACAATAAATCAGCCACTCCAGCTGGGTTGACACAGCTCTTTCAGATACTCTATCCTTGATGACGAAGTGTCTTTGTAGATGTAAAGGAACATAATGTAGCCTCCAAAGTGATGAATTTCTCTCTGTCGGTCTCAAACAGACCAGTTTCCCCCTCCCAGAGTTCATCATGGCTGCCGGCTTCTTCATGGTCCTCATAGTGGAGAGGATTGTCCTGAACTGTCGGGAGTTGGGAAGGGctcaggaggagagggagcccCTTATACCGGACAATAGGAATATGTACGGACACGGGCACAGCCATGGAACGAGCCCTGACCTGGAGAGCAGCAGCCATCATGTCCATGTTGACTTTCAGGCTCACTCCCCCTTTCGTTCCTTCatgctcttcctctccctctcactccaCTCGGTGTTTGAGGGTCTTGCTATCGGCCTGCAGAGCACCGACTCAAAGGTGAGAAGACAGAAAGCACTTCACTCGTAGAAAAACAGCTCCATAGGACTCCTAGAGGTCTAAAACTCCACAATGAGATTTTAAATCTGCTTGAAGTCTCATAGAAATAACatcctgtgttgtttttcccttttttctaatttttaaaGAATCAATTCTTATTTAACGTTACCTGTCTGGTTCTTCAGCCTTTATTGCATGTGATGCATTTTGTCGTAGAAATGTGGAGCACAAATAAAGTAGGAATCACATTCACAGCAGTCTCATATAGCCAGAAGAAAGCAAGCTTTCAGTTTGTAGCTTCAGGACGCTTTTGCAAGAAAGGCATCTCGCTGTCACGAGAGTCAGATCTGTCTCTTCTCGTCACAAGACGCCCTAAACAGTCTCAGCATACCACCAATGTTCCCTCGGGACttagaaaagagaggaaattatGAATTAGACCTAAAATAGTAAAACAACACAGGGattaaaacatcaaattttTATAGTTAGATTTACTGTAgttaatgaaataaagataaaaactaGACTTAAGTAAAAAAACTAACTGAAACAATATTGTGTACTCACAAATGTAATTAAACTAACAAAAATATACAGGAAATGTCTATCGTTTTAGTTTTTGTCAGTTTGGCACATGTTGCCTTAacaaagtgttgtgtttgtattgtaatacCAACTCTGAACTTCTTAAGTCTTATTGTAATAAAAACCCCAAAACTAATActaaaactaaaccaaaaactAAACGAGACTAAACTGAATTGACAacataaactataaaaaaaaaaaaaaaagaaaaaaaagctaattaaaatacaaaactagAATAACTCCGGTACACAGTTGGATGTGGTTGCAGGTGCAAAAGGGAAACCTGTGGACAGAGGTGTAACGCACTTGGAACTTCTGATCACGAGAGTTGAATGAAAACACTGGTCTGTGGTCAAAGTTCCTGCTTCAGTCTGCCGTCATGTGATAGTCAGATTGTTTCCTCATCAAAGCAAGTAGCAGGAAACTGGAAGATGCGAGTTGGTTGTCATGAAAAACTGGCTAATCCAGCTAATTGAATACCCGATGAATCACTTCAGTGGGAAAACTAATGTCATAATCTGATTTTCCCATAAAGCAGACCTGCTCTTTGATTTGCTGCAGTAGAGATATTAGACACAGAAAATCTCTTAATGGTTGACAAATCTACATTTTCCTGCTGTAAATATGTCCTTATTGTTTAGTAATCCAAGCTGATTCACCCACTGAAATTCAACCCAGCTTCTATGTGCAGAGTCATCAACATTTACTAttgtttcctgctgtttcttAATTCTTATATAAAAGCTAATAAATGAGGTAGAAAATAACCATAAAACCTCTTTGTTCTTTGCAGGTATTGGAGATCTGCATCGCTATACTTGTCCACAAGAGCATCATAGTGTTCAGCCTGTCTGTGAAGCTGGTCCAGAGCGCAGTCCGTCCGCTGTGGGTGGCTGCTTACATCGGAGTCTTCGCCATGATGTCACCTATAGGCATCGCCATCGGCATCAGCGTGATGGAGGCTCAGCTGGCAGCCGGAGCGCTAATCCAGGCCGTGCTGGAGGGGCTCGCCGCAGGGACGTTTATTTACATCACCTTCATGGAGATCCTCCCACATGAGCTCAACTCCCCCGGGAAGCAGCTCCTCAAGGTGTTCTTCATCCTGCTGGGCTTCAGCATCATGGCAGCGCTGACGTTTTTGGGCTGAGACCAGGCGACAAATCGGCCGGCATGTCTGTCACGACGCTTTGTGCAAACTACTGCAGCTCTTGACTTTTGTACAGAAAGACAAACTGTCTTCATTAGAAAAGAAGAAGCTGCGCTGTTACATCAACTCTGGAGTTTTTAATGTCAAAGGGAGCATGACAACAGATGTTGGTGTTTTATTACTTTGaatatacttttaaaataatgaacaggaacaggaaaaaGGAACAGTTCAGCTGATTTTCTTTGTATATACACATGtaacatttcttttaaagaGGATTTTATGTGAAGAGGAAACACTTACTGCAATGGTAAGTGTGTTGAAGGACTGAGAGAAGCACAGGGGAAAGAAGCGTTATCAGTCAGTGCCCTCACTTATCACTGGCCTTGTTTTCAAACATGCTTTGGACCTGCAAACAAAACCACAATGTCTGACCTTTGACTATCGAGGAAACCGCTAGAAACAAAGGGCTCCGTTCTGTGTATGTGATACCTTGTAATTAATTCAATCAATCATGCCAGTTTATCCGTACCTCCAGATActtaatgtttacattttatttgggACAAATTCAAACAGGAAGCTTCCCCTTTCCAAAAAAAGTTTGTGCCTTCGCTTTCTTATTACACGCTCAGCTGGATGGCCGATCTTTGTAATTTGTCTTGTGTTTCCACTGACTCAGATTTATTTTGGTAAATACTGACATTTTAGTGCAATTCTTTTAGATTTAGCTTCCAGCATTAGGCTGCTTTTACTTCTCATTACAAACTGGATAACCAATCAACATGTGTTACATTTGTCCAGTAAACTAGTGTAAATCTAAACTGAAGCCTTAAGAATTTGTTTGCCAAAAAAGTGGCAATGATGAGAAAATATGTgggatttcttttttattctgtttgcacttttctggtaaaaaaaaaaaaaaaaaagaaatcagtgaTTATCTCCACAAATTactaaaatgtgacttttaacAGCCTACTATTTTAACAAGCTCATCACTTTTATTTACATACTGTTGACCTTTGTCCTCGTTTAGCCTGTCTATTTTGCCACTTTTGTCCAGCCAAACTGGATCAGACTGATTATTCactgtaaatacaaaaatatgctGCCACACAAACTAAGGACACTACAGTACGGCTGAAATAATGGGAGTATTATTTCAGTCTGCCTTAATGGTCCACACACGTGTGGCTTTAACAAAGAACTGATAAGAAACAGTTcagcacacagttaaaaaagGTCCGGTGTGTCTGTGCTTTCGGCCTTACTCTCAAAGTCAGTCATGCAATTATAGTTGTGAACTCTGTTTGGTCACAATTCCTGTTTTAGTCTGTCATGTGATGGGTAGAAGGAAGTTAGAAGCTGTGGGGCATAAGACACTTGTATTTGTCAGCAAAAAAGTTTTGTTGATGCCAGTTCAAACGTGGCAAGTTTCAacttttgtgcattttttttttttttcattaaaggtCATTTGATCAGTATGAAGAAATGAAAGGAGTGCCGCTGCTATCAGTTCAGTGTTGTCATTGTGGTTGTTGTCAGAATACCAACCAGTGCACTGTAACAGAAGAAagtcttttatttgtttgtacgAAAGCATCAACTGTGTATTTGCTGGTAAACCCACATGCATTATTTTGTGCCTCATGATTTTTCATCTCATGAGAGGTGACCGTCGTGTAAACTTGATCAAAGTAAAGATAAAGGAGGAATTTTCTGTCTACTTGTCTGTTGTGTGTAAAAGTAGCAGAGCCTATAATCAATGTTAGTCTTTATACAAgattacttttgtgtttttattaggCAGTCAAACAGAAGAGGTTagtgactgaaaaaaaatccacactgAAACCAAAAAGTTGATTTGAGAACAAAACTATTGACACTGTTTTGCAAGATAGATTTTTGATAAAAGATGTAACAATTTAAATCCATAAGTTTTGCTTGTTGAGGTGAACCTCATGGTCAGGACCCACAATCAAAGATGTACTACGCATCTCATTTGGTTCGTGGATCAGGGATCAGGAGAGGTCGGCAACATCCACTGAGCTCTGTCCTCTCCATGGACTTCAAAGCTCCCTCCACAAAACGTGATTAATTAATACATGCGTTAATACATCCTTAATCAAAATTTTGTTTACGTgcaacaaattattttttggtTGCAATGCTGAACATTTTGattgcaaaaacacaacaggagcCTCACA is a window of Pempheris klunzingeri isolate RE-2024b chromosome 1, fPemKlu1.hap1, whole genome shotgun sequence DNA encoding:
- the slc39a1 gene encoding zinc transporter ZIP1; translated protein: MEYLLQVKIGALVGLLLLTLLFGFIPARVKWFRDTNGTEIQRTVQSLISCFAGGVFLAACLLDIIPDYLSDINTELDTQKVETSFPLPEFIMAAGFFMVLIVERIVLNCRELGRAQEEREPLIPDNRNMYGHGHSHGTSPDLESSSHHVHVDFQAHSPFRSFMLFLSLSLHSVFEGLAIGLQSTDSKVLEICIAILVHKSIIVFSLSVKLVQSAVRPLWVAAYIGVFAMMSPIGIAIGISVMEAQLAAGALIQAVLEGLAAGTFIYITFMEILPHELNSPGKQLLKVFFILLGFSIMAALTFLG